A window from Sphingobacterium hotanense encodes these proteins:
- a CDS encoding RNA polymerase sigma factor: MLDYQRLFDKYFVRLSTFAYRWVGNEDDAKDLVQDAFVVLMQRQESIPAEGSVIKAFLYTTVKNLALKHIRNSQSSSKAIDQSLLFQEESEDSMLNSIIESEVIGQLHEDIEELPVGCQHILKLLYLEGMSYEEVASTFDISINTVKTQRARAIRMLREKFLMGIIFLFSCFAATYMLFQK; this comes from the coding sequence ATGTTAGATTATCAGCGTCTTTTTGATAAATATTTTGTTCGACTGTCGACGTTCGCTTATCGTTGGGTGGGCAACGAAGATGACGCCAAAGATTTGGTGCAAGACGCTTTTGTGGTTTTGATGCAACGACAAGAGTCCATCCCTGCTGAAGGATCCGTAATAAAAGCTTTTCTCTACACTACCGTTAAGAATTTAGCCTTAAAACATATTCGAAATAGTCAAAGTTCAAGCAAAGCGATTGATCAGAGCCTGCTTTTCCAAGAGGAATCAGAGGATTCTATGTTGAATAGCATTATCGAATCTGAGGTTATCGGACAGCTGCATGAGGATATTGAAGAGCTCCCTGTCGGGTGTCAGCACATTCTAAAGTTGCTGTATCTGGAAGGGATGTCCTATGAGGAAGTCGCTTCCACATTTGATATATCAATCAATACCGTAAAAACTCAACGTGCTCGAGCTATTCGTATGTTAAGAGAGAAATTTCTTATGGGTATTATATTTTTATTTAGCTGTTTTGCAGCTACTTACATGCTTTTTCAAAAATAA
- a CDS encoding SusC/RagA family TonB-linked outer membrane protein, giving the protein MMKLMAILLTTLLSFSYGSTIAQINIKEKSITLENTLNRINKITGMEFIYENDLLSDKKISVELRNETLEGSLSKLLSGQGLRYSIYGSTVVIMPKALTTTTALSAEVDQPGIYKGKVVDSVSRKGVSGVTFLIQSNKMGSISDDNGNFTLRFPSRSDIVTITCVGYKTKVMSIAQIIQNPYLVLSKREFKIEEAVVEHRNPKNVELDLSRRRHLSLSQVLDGSVPGVLIKPVVKTRQELTISGRGTGGIFANERENYEYLKRTNHPSVREFPTYEDYERKLMNDWSGITNGRGQTISANKSTTLDGIEIESRGGSVFPGSTKGMLIMIDGFPQKDFPANMPMSNVESIEVIRDPEECVKYGPQGINGVVIIKTMTGKSGKPEINYSTNIYLSGRPDNSLKALDLANTSDLLDFYQEQYQKNILPFVFYNIPDTRVPYAYNLLYDKLVKNISEDTFNSRWDSLRSIDNRSQLRELQQGRFMQQHNLAVSGAIPALKYNINALYTGQRQETRGSKNTNLDLNTNNQFRLFDNKVEGQVFFRFKTGAFKTPKSGANNLPPYQLLFDQNGDYIYDYSDTYRTALNTQYLASGLQDHGRNLLEDQLLNFNESKRKEISGFAKLNYRITDNLTWINSFLYQNTQNESLDFTDINSSDGRRNYNKYSILNRDKTITYWLPFANYGLIGGSKNETLDARTGLAFEKKINDDHSIEAGASIWTSSERYDQDPSRRLYGIDSKGNGGDTLTLANATGNNLYQEYMSTSSLNMIFQPMNQQNRNLKIGGNLGYLYKDFLSTKFNYNGAFMPNYGRDPNYAGFHDAFIETDWDLHKHFNLSNRILSQLVIRNKTGLLRSSELPAQQSTNRELLSDWELDNIQLINYLRTNMSDINLNYTKNTLYLGLLDGDLTVAAGAYVSNENKVRWSGDVSFDVKRHFFFTSNFFSSFKLNYSLQNFDSYQNLMMQLSLNQLLPNSPVQPNFLTFDQLPPAITNHDISMHLGLLKERLHFDLRYYDRNTSGLVIDAFNRPDPATGMNNRYVMNTMKSKGFELMGTMKLIRKKNFAWEMNVIAAHNTLTNVEVPELGYLPDMTYLTAQRNGYSTNALWSYNWGGLDEKGDPTIINGNGEKVKAAEESALVYSGVTIPPHTGSFTQTFDIHNFFIRTRLNWQGGAVARKYKPAPSGEYEYNADIANRWKEAGDEAKTDIPVIRQYDYNRLLITQNSTNSILSTNAIRLEEVQVGFFFPNKTLEAMKLKQLSLSVQANNVWFKAKNKYGYDPRSMSTTGLLMPRMPMEFSFTLNAVL; this is encoded by the coding sequence ATGATGAAACTAATGGCCATCCTTTTGACGACTTTGTTGTCATTTTCTTACGGATCAACCATTGCGCAAATTAACATTAAAGAGAAAAGTATAACGTTAGAGAATACACTAAACAGGATCAATAAGATCACGGGCATGGAGTTCATCTATGAGAACGACTTGCTCAGCGATAAAAAAATAAGTGTAGAATTAAGGAATGAGACACTTGAGGGTAGTTTATCTAAACTCTTGAGCGGACAGGGACTTCGATACTCGATATACGGCTCTACCGTTGTTATTATGCCAAAGGCTTTAACTACAACGACTGCACTATCTGCGGAAGTAGATCAACCTGGTATATACAAGGGAAAGGTCGTCGATTCGGTAAGTCGAAAAGGTGTCAGCGGCGTTACATTTTTAATCCAAAGTAACAAAATGGGGTCGATCAGCGATGATAACGGAAACTTTACGTTGCGTTTCCCATCGCGCTCGGACATCGTCACGATTACTTGCGTTGGATATAAAACGAAAGTGATGAGCATTGCTCAAATCATTCAGAACCCCTACCTAGTACTATCTAAAAGAGAGTTTAAGATAGAAGAAGCAGTTGTTGAACATAGAAATCCTAAAAACGTCGAATTAGACTTATCTCGTCGTAGACACTTGAGCTTAAGCCAGGTATTAGACGGTTCAGTACCGGGAGTGCTTATAAAACCAGTTGTCAAGACACGTCAGGAATTAACCATTAGCGGACGCGGAACAGGCGGCATCTTCGCGAATGAAAGAGAAAATTACGAATATCTAAAAAGAACAAACCATCCTTCAGTACGAGAATTCCCAACCTATGAAGATTATGAGCGGAAGTTAATGAACGACTGGTCTGGCATTACCAATGGCCGCGGACAAACTATATCGGCTAATAAATCAACTACTTTAGATGGAATTGAGATAGAATCACGTGGTGGATCGGTATTTCCAGGATCAACGAAGGGAATGCTGATTATGATCGATGGTTTCCCTCAGAAAGACTTCCCGGCAAATATGCCGATGAGCAACGTTGAAAGCATTGAAGTTATTCGTGATCCGGAGGAATGTGTAAAGTATGGTCCGCAAGGAATTAATGGTGTCGTTATTATCAAGACGATGACCGGAAAAAGTGGCAAACCGGAAATCAATTACTCTACAAATATTTATCTATCCGGTCGGCCGGATAATAGTTTGAAGGCGTTGGACTTAGCGAATACTTCCGATCTATTGGATTTCTATCAAGAGCAATATCAAAAGAACATTCTTCCATTCGTTTTTTATAATATTCCGGATACGAGAGTACCGTATGCCTACAATTTATTATACGACAAGCTGGTTAAAAATATCTCAGAAGATACCTTCAATAGCCGTTGGGACTCTCTACGTTCAATCGACAACCGTTCTCAACTTCGCGAGCTTCAACAGGGTCGCTTTATGCAACAGCATAATCTAGCGGTATCTGGTGCAATCCCTGCATTGAAATACAACATCAACGCACTTTATACCGGGCAGCGCCAAGAAACCAGAGGCAGCAAGAATACAAACCTTGATCTAAACACCAACAATCAGTTTAGATTATTCGACAATAAAGTCGAGGGACAAGTATTTTTCCGCTTTAAAACGGGTGCATTCAAGACGCCAAAATCCGGTGCCAATAATTTGCCGCCTTACCAGCTGCTCTTCGATCAAAACGGTGACTATATTTATGATTACAGCGATACCTATCGTACCGCGCTCAACACGCAGTATCTAGCTTCAGGTTTGCAGGATCATGGTAGGAACCTTTTGGAAGATCAATTGCTCAATTTCAACGAGAGCAAACGTAAAGAAATATCCGGTTTTGCGAAGCTAAACTACCGCATCACCGATAATCTGACTTGGATCAACAGTTTCTTGTATCAGAATACACAGAATGAAAGCTTAGACTTTACGGACATCAATTCTAGCGATGGTCGCCGTAACTATAATAAGTACAGCATCTTAAATCGCGATAAGACCATAACTTATTGGTTACCATTCGCTAACTATGGTTTGATCGGCGGCAGCAAAAATGAAACACTTGATGCAAGGACGGGTCTAGCATTCGAGAAAAAGATCAATGATGATCATAGCATTGAGGCGGGTGCAAGTATCTGGACAAGTTCGGAACGCTACGATCAGGATCCATCTAGAAGATTATACGGCATTGATAGTAAAGGCAATGGCGGCGACACGTTGACATTGGCTAATGCTACAGGAAATAACTTGTACCAAGAATATATGTCGACAAGTAGCCTGAATATGATTTTCCAGCCGATGAATCAACAAAACCGCAACCTTAAAATTGGTGGTAATCTAGGTTATCTATATAAGGACTTTCTATCGACCAAGTTCAACTACAATGGTGCGTTCATGCCAAATTATGGCAGAGACCCTAATTATGCAGGATTCCACGATGCATTCATTGAAACAGATTGGGATTTACATAAACATTTCAATTTATCCAACCGCATCCTCTCGCAATTGGTTATCAGAAACAAAACAGGTCTTTTGCGTTCGTCGGAACTTCCTGCGCAGCAGTCAACCAATAGAGAGTTATTATCAGACTGGGAGCTTGATAATATTCAGCTGATCAATTACCTCAGAACAAATATGAGCGACATCAACCTAAATTATACAAAGAATACCTTGTATTTAGGTTTGCTAGATGGCGATTTGACTGTCGCAGCTGGAGCTTATGTTAGCAATGAAAACAAAGTTCGCTGGTCTGGAGACGTATCCTTCGATGTGAAACGCCACTTTTTCTTTACCTCTAACTTTTTCAGCTCGTTCAAGCTAAACTATAGTTTGCAAAACTTTGATTCGTATCAGAACTTGATGATGCAGTTATCCTTGAATCAACTGTTGCCAAATTCACCAGTTCAGCCTAACTTCCTGACATTTGACCAACTGCCACCAGCTATTACCAATCATGATATCTCTATGCATTTGGGGCTACTTAAAGAACGTTTACACTTTGATTTACGTTATTATGATCGCAACACGAGCGGTTTAGTAATTGATGCATTCAATAGACCTGACCCGGCAACGGGGATGAATAACCGTTATGTGATGAATACGATGAAGTCTAAAGGTTTCGAGTTGATGGGTACTATGAAACTCATCAGAAAGAAAAACTTCGCATGGGAAATGAACGTTATTGCTGCACACAATACATTGACGAATGTTGAGGTTCCTGAATTGGGATATCTTCCGGATATGACCTATTTAACTGCGCAACGCAATGGTTACAGCACAAACGCCTTATGGAGCTATAACTGGGGAGGTCTTGACGAAAAAGGAGACCCAACGATTATCAATGGAAATGGTGAGAAAGTTAAAGCCGCAGAAGAGTCAGCCCTAGTTTATAGTGGTGTTACGATTCCTCCTCATACCGGTTCATTCACACAGACTTTCGACATCCATAATTTCTTTATCCGCACGCGTTTAAACTGGCAAGGCGGAGCGGTTGCCCGTAAATATAAACCGGCACCATCTGGCGAGTATGAGTATAACGCAGATATAGCAAATCGTTGGAAAGAAGCGGGAGATGAAGCAAAAACAGATATTCCAGTGATCCGTCAATACGATTACAACCGATTGCTGATTACTCAAAATTCGACGAACTCTATCCTTTCTACGAACGCCATTCGTTTAGAAGAAGTCCAAGTAGGTTTCTTCTTCCCGAACAAAACACTGGAAGCAATGAAGCTAAAACAACTTTCATTATCAGTTCAAGCGAACAATGTTTGGTTCAAAGCGAAGAATAAATACGGTTATGATCCGAGATCAATGTCTACAACCGGTTTGTTAATGCCAAGAATGCCAATGGAATTTTCATTCACTTTAAATGCCGTTTTATAA
- a CDS encoding FecR family protein: MIAKDKIELAELIARLMRGETLSTAEEDQLKTLMELYPSSKSYFDELLARETIHTAFDYRKLDMDHEWSKVLAKQSMQETELQENIVPFKRKPSKWQYVAAAASIVMLFSFFWMITQEKKPLNQEISKVETAHNPPLSGAVTLQVDGGDSYALSGHDASNLPEGMAVMGKELKYQQSNNAAYNPTHQLNVPYQNTINLILSDGTRVSVNANTQLTYQSKFTGNERRIKLKGQAYFDVAKDAKRPFIIETEQMEIQAIGTQFDVNVYSNNAQVNLLEGEVKVSSQGKELAIKAGEKVISDGVKMGKAKIENIEAVTAWREGRFFFANQSIGQVLNEISRWYGITIDFKATRYNHKRYTGGVDKALSLEEVCKVLGDLTNYRYKIEGGKIIVLD; the protein is encoded by the coding sequence ATGATAGCAAAAGACAAAATAGAATTAGCAGAATTGATTGCTCGACTAATGCGAGGCGAAACCTTATCGACCGCAGAAGAAGATCAATTGAAGACCTTAATGGAGCTATACCCTTCATCGAAGTCATATTTTGACGAGCTATTAGCAAGAGAAACCATTCACACTGCATTTGATTACCGAAAATTGGATATGGATCACGAATGGTCAAAGGTTCTTGCAAAACAAAGTATGCAGGAGACTGAATTGCAAGAAAACATCGTTCCCTTCAAAAGGAAACCTTCGAAATGGCAATATGTTGCTGCAGCAGCAAGCATTGTAATGCTGTTCAGCTTCTTTTGGATGATTACCCAAGAGAAAAAACCATTGAACCAAGAAATTTCAAAAGTGGAAACTGCGCATAATCCCCCCCTATCGGGTGCTGTTACTTTACAGGTGGATGGTGGAGATTCTTATGCGCTATCGGGTCACGATGCCAGCAATTTGCCGGAAGGTATGGCAGTGATGGGGAAAGAACTTAAGTATCAACAATCAAATAACGCTGCATATAATCCGACACATCAGCTAAATGTACCCTATCAGAATACGATTAATTTGATTTTGAGTGACGGGACTAGGGTGTCAGTCAACGCAAATACGCAATTGACCTACCAATCAAAGTTCACCGGTAATGAGCGCAGAATAAAATTGAAAGGACAAGCCTATTTTGATGTAGCTAAAGATGCAAAACGTCCTTTCATTATTGAAACAGAGCAAATGGAAATTCAAGCCATTGGGACACAGTTCGATGTCAATGTTTATTCTAACAACGCTCAAGTTAATCTGTTGGAAGGTGAAGTAAAAGTAAGTAGCCAAGGAAAGGAGTTAGCCATCAAAGCAGGTGAGAAAGTGATTTCTGACGGTGTGAAGATGGGAAAAGCGAAGATCGAAAATATCGAAGCGGTTACTGCATGGCGCGAGGGGCGTTTTTTCTTTGCAAATCAGTCCATTGGGCAAGTTCTAAATGAAATATCTCGATGGTATGGAATTACGATTGATTTTAAAGCAACACGATACAATCATAAACGATACACTGGGGGTGTAGATAAAGCCTTAAGTTTAGAGGAAGTGTGTAAGGTTCTTGGCGATTTAACCAATTACCGATACAAAATTGAAGGCGGAAAAATAATTGTATTAGACTAA
- a CDS encoding transposase: MINQAKALKLIKLYQYVCDKYDSELQYYCQRFSNNNKPDFTDQEVLTIYLFSVHEEQRLRIKQIHKFASDYLMDWFPKLTSYVAFNTRINRLFDVLRSLCQSVVEDFAPEECSREFSLLDSMPIITCSGTRRAKVALEIMDKSFCSTKRLWYFGLKLHALNSYNKSTLPRPESIVISKASESDLNIFKENWASIAGRTFFGDKIYRDAPFFEWFYKEKKSIMYTPIRETQGKPDCLKNRDRAYNDLFSRAVSKVRQPIESFFNWINEKTQIQNASKVRSTKGLLVHVFGKLTACFIKPIFNP, translated from the coding sequence ATGATCAATCAGGCCAAGGCTCTAAAATTAATAAAATTATACCAGTATGTTTGTGATAAATATGACAGTGAACTGCAATATTACTGTCAGCGATTTTCAAACAATAACAAACCTGACTTTACTGATCAGGAGGTTTTGACCATCTATTTATTCAGTGTGCACGAGGAACAGCGGCTAAGGATCAAGCAGATCCATAAATTCGCCTCGGATTATCTGATGGATTGGTTTCCCAAGCTAACTTCATACGTAGCATTCAACACCCGTATCAACCGCCTTTTTGATGTTTTGAGATCTCTTTGTCAGTCAGTTGTAGAGGACTTTGCACCAGAGGAGTGCTCCAGAGAATTTTCCCTACTGGACTCTATGCCCATCATAACCTGCAGTGGGACTAGAAGGGCAAAGGTAGCTCTGGAGATAATGGATAAAAGCTTCTGCTCAACGAAGAGGCTTTGGTATTTTGGATTAAAGCTTCATGCGCTCAACAGCTATAACAAATCCACGCTGCCTCGTCCGGAAAGCATTGTAATAAGCAAGGCATCTGAAAGTGACCTGAACATATTTAAGGAGAATTGGGCATCCATCGCAGGTAGGACGTTCTTTGGTGACAAGATATACCGTGACGCCCCGTTCTTCGAATGGTTTTATAAAGAAAAAAAATCAATTATGTATACTCCGATAAGGGAAACCCAAGGAAAACCAGATTGTTTAAAAAACAGGGATCGTGCTTATAATGATCTGTTTTCAAGAGCAGTATCTAAGGTAAGACAACCAATCGAATCCTTTTTTAATTGGATAAATGAAAAAACACAGATACAAAACGCAAGTAAGGTCAGATCTACCAAAGGACTATTAGTACATGTGTTCGGTAAATTAACAGCCTGTTTCATAAAGCCTATTTTCAACCCTTAA
- a CDS encoding TlpA family protein disulfide reductase has translation MKILTICSVAFLATLASNAHSQEKGTTVESLLKIQDKKILEHKLDSLIHANEKGIYTVINYYAEKRDYTRYDSVSALMPTLYPYGRAGSISMVRSIAELKDLKEVKDSVASFEQKYDKEFLDDAYLSAGIAFSKQKASLPETVAYVNKIKKTLQRITAALNTARYMEFHQSDLLEGYLKSEAKWRAKNLSAAEINNQNYVPIFQDMEYAYSRLLQKQGNTVEALAVARKAYEIPIESMPEEQLYYLGLLFKQEQYEDAFPIVDALVKQGKGTIELKQQLATAYEKVYKKDAQAYIAEIEKNLNDAVEKDIVKYSVTQQVPDFEVLDTKGNKVSIADFRGKTIVIDFWATWCGPCKKSLPAMQRTANLYKEDKDVAFLFIHTWGRSEGSLAEAVKYFKDNNYDMDLYMDNKQDDGSFKAAEAFKVRGIPQKYVVDKNGVIRFVAAGFSGGEEAAVVQLQSMIGKTKKF, from the coding sequence ATGAAAATCTTAACTATTTGCTCTGTTGCTTTTTTAGCGACCTTGGCAAGCAATGCGCATAGCCAAGAGAAGGGTACAACCGTAGAATCACTTTTAAAGATTCAAGACAAAAAAATACTCGAACATAAACTCGATTCACTTATTCATGCGAACGAAAAAGGAATTTACACTGTCATAAATTATTACGCAGAGAAGAGAGATTATACTCGATATGATTCTGTATCCGCGCTCATGCCTACGCTTTATCCCTATGGTCGCGCGGGATCAATCAGTATGGTCCGCAGTATAGCAGAGTTGAAAGACCTCAAAGAGGTGAAGGATAGCGTCGCAAGCTTCGAGCAAAAATATGACAAAGAGTTCTTGGACGATGCTTATCTATCTGCAGGTATTGCCTTTTCGAAGCAGAAAGCAAGTTTACCGGAGACTGTTGCTTACGTCAATAAAATTAAAAAAACATTGCAACGCATCACCGCTGCGTTAAATACAGCACGGTATATGGAGTTTCATCAATCCGATTTATTGGAAGGTTATTTGAAGTCTGAAGCAAAATGGAGAGCGAAAAATCTTAGCGCTGCGGAAATAAATAACCAGAACTATGTGCCTATTTTCCAAGATATGGAATACGCTTACTCCCGACTTTTGCAGAAGCAAGGAAATACGGTTGAAGCGCTAGCCGTTGCGAGAAAAGCTTATGAAATCCCAATTGAATCAATGCCTGAGGAACAGTTATATTATCTGGGGCTATTATTCAAACAAGAACAATATGAAGACGCCTTCCCTATTGTCGATGCATTAGTAAAGCAAGGAAAAGGTACCATCGAGCTAAAACAACAATTAGCGACTGCATACGAAAAAGTCTATAAAAAGGATGCCCAGGCTTATATTGCTGAGATTGAAAAAAATCTAAATGATGCCGTTGAAAAAGATATCGTTAAATATTCAGTTACGCAGCAAGTTCCGGATTTCGAAGTATTAGATACAAAAGGAAACAAAGTCAGTATCGCCGATTTTAGAGGAAAAACGATTGTAATAGACTTCTGGGCGACGTGGTGTGGACCGTGTAAAAAGTCTCTTCCAGCGATGCAGCGTACTGCCAACCTATATAAAGAAGATAAAGATGTGGCATTCCTTTTTATCCATACTTGGGGAAGATCAGAAGGATCGTTAGCGGAGGCGGTTAAATATTTCAAAGACAATAACTACGACATGGATCTTTACATGGATAACAAGCAAGATGATGGGTCGTTTAAAGCAGCCGAAGCGTTTAAAGTGCGAGGGATTCCACAAAAGTATGTTGTCGACAAAAACGGAGTAATCCGTTTTGTAGCTGCTGGCTTCAGTGGTGGCGAAGAGGCGGCAGTTGTTCAACTACAATCGATGATCGGAAAGACTAAGAAATTTTAA
- a CDS encoding RagB/SusD family nutrient uptake outer membrane protein, which produces MRKQSIVYKLLFFVFGMQLLTSCSKYLDINPETGSNLSVKQYKDFEEVLNNISFTNANYDIAEMLTDNVYIWTYWLDNIATDFSYKNAYLLNEDFWTANDVDNLYTGLYANIANANLVINDLPLAIDATEEQKAKLIAIAKIHRAYFYLQLVGFYGPAYNPSTAKTDLAIPLIKNLDPNQLPSRASVEEIYQLVESDILDAINSNTLQDEGSDLLHPGKLAAMSVLSKMYLQKGEFPKAKEYAEKVLAVKNEMLNYEEAEEFDNGFPEMLLDLKNHPEIIFAKVAEDTKYLSKISGSFLLSKQLKSLFINYDLRADNFFQEGWIYDTYKTRRSASGAILRFRNSITVAEMMLIAAECGARAGQTAEPLALINKIRQNRFYEEDYEALTGTTAQEVLRAVLEERRRELAFVAGSRLLDLKRLYIADKKTIKITRWDDDGKVMKEIESNSPILTIPLTPKVLAFNPNLRTK; this is translated from the coding sequence ATGAGAAAACAATCTATCGTATATAAATTATTATTCTTTGTATTTGGAATGCAGCTATTGACTAGCTGCTCCAAATACCTCGACATCAATCCTGAAACAGGAAGCAACTTGTCTGTAAAGCAATATAAAGACTTCGAAGAGGTACTGAACAACATCAGCTTTACCAACGCGAACTATGATATTGCAGAAATGCTAACCGACAATGTTTACATCTGGACGTATTGGTTAGACAATATTGCAACTGATTTCAGCTATAAGAATGCTTATTTATTGAATGAGGATTTTTGGACCGCTAATGACGTTGATAATCTGTACACCGGGCTGTATGCTAATATTGCGAATGCGAACTTGGTCATCAACGATCTTCCTCTCGCAATCGATGCGACTGAAGAACAGAAAGCAAAGCTAATTGCTATTGCTAAGATACATCGTGCCTATTTCTATCTTCAATTAGTAGGCTTTTATGGCCCAGCTTACAATCCATCCACTGCAAAGACTGATTTAGCAATTCCATTGATCAAAAATTTAGATCCAAACCAGCTTCCAAGTCGCGCATCGGTGGAAGAAATATACCAGCTCGTAGAAAGCGACATATTGGATGCCATTAACTCCAACACACTTCAAGATGAGGGTAGTGATTTGTTGCATCCGGGGAAATTAGCCGCAATGTCTGTCCTCTCGAAAATGTATTTGCAAAAAGGAGAATTTCCAAAAGCGAAGGAATATGCGGAAAAAGTATTGGCTGTCAAAAATGAGATGCTCAACTACGAGGAAGCTGAGGAATTCGACAACGGTTTTCCGGAGATGTTATTGGATTTAAAGAATCATCCAGAAATTATCTTCGCCAAAGTTGCAGAAGACACTAAGTATCTTTCAAAGATATCGGGGTCATTTCTTCTTTCTAAACAATTGAAGAGCTTATTCATCAATTATGACTTAAGAGCAGATAATTTCTTCCAAGAAGGTTGGATCTATGATACTTACAAAACCCGACGTTCTGCATCGGGAGCGATTCTTCGCTTTAGAAACAGTATCACAGTTGCGGAAATGATGTTGATTGCTGCTGAATGTGGCGCGCGCGCGGGACAGACCGCCGAACCCTTAGCATTGATCAATAAGATACGTCAAAACAGATTTTATGAAGAAGACTATGAGGCTCTAACAGGCACGACAGCCCAAGAAGTGCTGAGAGCGGTTTTAGAAGAGCGACGTCGCGAACTTGCTTTTGTTGCTGGCAGCAGACTTTTAGATCTGAAGCGTCTATACATTGCCGATAAAAAAACAATAAAGATCACACGTTGGGATGATGACGGCAAAGTAATGAAAGAAATAGAGAGCAACTCCCCTATTTTAACAATCCCTTTAACGCCAAAAGTATTAGCGTTCAATCCTAATCTACGCACTAAATAA